ACTCCAAATCTGACTTTAGTCTATAATGACTATGTTCCAGCAATTTCAAAatccgccatcttagacatttgttttcttgtaacttttaacattattgtaagaatattttgaatattcatttacaatttatataatatatttttcgtataattttgtattatttaaatttgcaggttttggttggatttcatggtatatttgctgtttttgattgaatttcttgcaggagggttggatataggtgcaaaaatacatattgcaaaactgggcaaataaaagcgccgctaaagacagggacctttagcggcatttttataaaaaagtgccgctaaaagtctcaatctttagtggcgttttttataaaagcgccgctaaaagtcctagtctttagcggcattttctttcaaacaaacgccgctaattttaGCGGCGTTACATAGAGCGACGGTTTTTACTGCGCTTGGGAAAGCACCGCTAGCGTAGTGTCATATTTTTAgatttaattgaaatttaaaactttaaatcataccaaaatttaTTTGTAATTTCCAACGGCAGGGAATTATGCATTCAAAATGGCGCCAAAATTGCAGGAAAATTCTCAActatttttatcaaaaatgaaaATCCGGACGTTTTCCCCTTTCCCCTACTTTGTAGCTATTGCAAACACTCGTgacaagtgttttttttttttttaattgttgaACGTGTGTTTGCTAATTTTAATGATTCCCCTGTAGTATAAATGCCACCATGATCATCATCTTCCATGCAGGCCAAGCTTGAGTTTAACTAGTTGGCGTGGCTTTTTTCTCCTATCAAGGTCCTGTCTGCAACCAACCTGTTGTTTGCAGGATTTGGGCTTTGATTACACCTTTTCCAATTTTgctttataaaagaaaaaaaaaaaaaaaaacacgatGGCTGCTCATAGTTATAGCTTGTTTCTTTTTTCCTTGTCTTTTGTTGTCTTAATCCCAACCCTTCAAGCTCACATTGCTGAATATGACGATTATTGGAAGGCACGGAAATTGGAAGCCATTGAGAACCTGAACAAGGCTTATCACCCCAATCCTGAGGAGATAGTCCACCATTACAATGACCAATTTGCCAAAACCATGATTAAGCTTAATAACACCAGAAGGGTGTTGAAGGGAACGAAAGAAAATGGTCCATGTGAAATAACCAACCCCGTTGATAGCTGCTGGCGGTGTGATCCTAACTGGGAAAAAAACAGGAAGAGGCTGGCCGATTGTGCCCCTGGATTTGCTCGTGGTACTACCGGTGGAAAGGAGGGTGAGTTTTACGTGGTCACTGACCCTTCTGATGATATTCTTAACCCCAAACCTGGAACTCTGCGTCATGCTGTCATCCAAAGAAGACCACTTTGGATCACTTTCAAAAGATCCATGATCATCACCCTGGAACAGGAGCTCATTATTACAAGCAACAAGACCATTGATGCTAGGGGCGCCAATGTGCAGATTGCTAAGGGTGCTGGTATTACGGTCCAGTTTGTCAAGAATGTCATTATCCATGGCCTCCATATCCATCACATTATTACCGGCACTGGTGGCACCATCAGGGATGCTGAAGACCACTTCGGGTTAAGGACTGCCAGCGACGGAGATGGGATCTCTGTATTCGGAGCAACCAATATTTGGCTCGACCATCTTTCAGTTACCAATTGCTCCGATGGTCTTATCGATGTTATTGAGGGTTCCACTGCCGTTACCATTTCCAACTGCCATTTCACTGACCACAATGAGGTAATtacaacctttttcttttcttttttttttttttatatttaaactaGGCAGGAACTAGGATTTTGAACAAAAAGTATAATGAAATATTGCAGGTGTTGTTGTTTGGAGCAAGCGATTCTTACACTGGGGACCAGAAGATGCAGATAACCGTTGCTTTGAACCACTTCGGTAAAGGATTGGTAGAGAGGATGCCTAGGTGCCGACACGGTTTTATCCATGTCGTCAACAACGACTACACTCACTGGCTCATGTATGCTATTGGCGGCAGCCGCAACCCTACAATTATCAGCCAGGGCAACAGGTATACCGCGTCATCCACCCTCGCGTCTAGGGAGGTGACCAAAAGGGTGTACGCACCACCCGAAGTGTGGAAGAAATGGAACTGGATATCAGAGGGTGACCATTTCGAGAACGGTGCCTTTTTTGTTTCATCCGGTGATCCCACAGCCAGCAAGAAATATGGTATTGACAAAATGATGCCTTTCAATCCCGGTGAGATGGCCCCCAAACTCACCCAGTATGCCGGAACACTCAACTGCAAACCGGGCAAGCCTTGCTAAAAAACACCGTGATAAGCATGCGTCCTTTCTTTGTTATGTACAACATTTGATATCTAGAAGCCCAGATCCACCGATTTCCTACATCgacattattttttaatttttttattattcggTTTTGGGTTTCAACCAAATTTGGTTAGGGTTTCAAGTGTACTATGAGGTAAGTTCTTTTGATCCTTATTTCTATTAATTCCAGTTTTGTTCACTGAAATGGTTTCCTTGAACAGAACTATATATGGCTGTTGCCTGTTATGAATACAATTATGCagttttctctttttcttcttcttctttctttttttatttttggacttCACGTTGCCATTCAAATAATTTGGCATGTTGATAAAGCTACTATTCTGAAACAACAAGAAGCAGAATGCATCGAAACCCCCAACTGAACTCATCAATCAAAACCCAAATCAATTTTGAGTTATTTGATTAACAATTTttgacatggatgaaattttaatttatttattctttaaataaaaaaattaaaatataatccgACTACTACAGGGATTTTATAATACTGACATCGAGGGAAAATATTAATGTTTTGTCAACTCTTTTTGTTCAGATTTTCCCGTAAGGCTCTCCTCTTGTTCCTGACATCCAGGGAAATTTCTAGGTTATAAGAAAATGTTGACAATGTAAGGTGTTATTCATTTAAAGCACAATCAATCTTTTTCAGAATTGGATGGGATCAAGATTGTGCAGTTTAGAACCATATTCATTTtgtattgaaaaattaaaattaaatgttgACAGCATTGGATGTTGGACAAAACCATAATAGCAGAGAAAACATTGCTATTCTACGGGCTTGCTTTATTCCAAGAGTTTCAAACTTTAGTCATGATTTGGAGAAACAAATTTTCAAGTATGCGACAAAAGCATCCTTACTAATTTTTCATGATATGGATAATATATCAGACGATGACCGCAATGCCTTATTAGTCATTTTAGGGCTCTGTTGGTGTTAGAACAAAGAACAAGCAAGGTTCAGTAAAAACTTGAGCAGGAAGGCTCGATACTTGCtggagaaacaaaacaaaattcaAAGCAAAAAACAAGCAAAGATGGAGAGTAtattgaatgaaaatgatgataatttTCATTAAACTTGAATAATAGTATAATGCCAATACATAAACCAAGCATTGTGCTTGTCAAAATCAGTATAAGGTTAACTAATCTATACCAACTACCACTAATACATTGGAACTTGAAAACTAAGCTTGTACACATGAACAAAGTTGGTTAACAGCTCAATCACATTAAAAATTACATCAACTTCAACCTAACATGGTTCAAAATGAACTAAGTTTCATTACATCAATCAAAAAAACAAAATGAACTTAGAACAGCTGCTGCACTTGCTTCAGCAGTTTCTTGCATAGCTCGAGCTTGTTGACCTGCTTCTTTGCTGCACTTGGTGCCACATGCTGACCAAccttcaacactcctccttggttAGCATGTTGCAAACTCCCATTTGCTTTTTTAGTTTGATAAATCTTGACACACTAAGGGCTTTAGTTAGAATGTCAGCAATTTGTTCTTCAGAATTGCAATGAATCAGTTTTACCTCCTGTGCTTGCTCCATTTCTCTTACAACATGAAGCTTGATGCTGAAATGCTTTGTTCTACCATGAAAAATtggattctttgcaattgcaacagtAAATTGGTTGTCACACATTGTCTCTGTTGCTTCCCTTTGGTGTAAATTAAGATAAGCTAAGATCTTTCTCAGCCAAATGGCTTGGTTGACAGCTCCAGCAGCTGCCACATATTCTGCCTCAACTGTAGACTGAGCAACAACACTTTGCTTCTTCGAACTCCAGCAAAATATCGTTGAACCAAGGGTAAAAACATACCCTGAGGTGTTTTTCATATCATCCTTCGAGCCAGCCTAGTCACTATCAGTATAACCTACCAATCTTAGGCATTCAGCCTTGTTATACAGCATTCCATAACCCAGGGCACCTTTGATGTACCTGAGCACTCTTTTAGCACCTTGAAAATGCCTTTCATTGCAACAATGCATGAACCTTGAGAGCACACTCACAGCAAACATGATGTCTGGCCTAGTGTGGTCAAATATAACAAGCAACCAACTAAGCTTCTATAAATAGATTCACTAACCTGTTCAAAATCACCTTGGCTCGACAGTTTTTCTCCTATAACAACTGGGGTGCTTGTTTTCTTGCAGTTTTGCAATGAGAACTTGTTTAGAATCTTCATGGCAAAGGCTCTTTGACTTAGAAAGACTCCCTCCTAAGATTGTGTCACTTCAATTCCAAGGAAATAAGATATTCTTCCTAGATCAGACATCTCCAAAACTTGTTGCATTTTAGCTTTGAAATCAGCCAACATTCTTTGGTCTCCTCCTGTGACCAAAAGATCATCAACATACAGAGATACAATGAGCTGTGTTTCAGCTCCTTCTTTCTTAACATAATATGTTGGCTCTCTAAGGCTCTTTTCAAATCCCAAATTGATCAAGTAGCCATCAATCCTATTGTACCAGGCCTTGGAGCCTGTTTTAAGCCATACATGGTTTTCTTCAGTCTGTACACCATATGCTTGTTACCAGCTACTTCAAAACCTTGAGGTTGTTCAATGTATATCTCTTCTTCAAGGAAACTATTGAGAAAAGAAGATTTCACATCGAGCTGGTGGATTTGCCATTGCATTTGTGCAGCTAAGGCAACTAGTAGCCAGATGGTGTCTAGCCTGGCTACTAGTGCAAATGTCTCTAGGGAGTCCAAACCATACTTTTGGCTAAACCCTTTCACAACTAGCCTAGCTTTGAGTTTGTTCAAGCTCCCATCTGCATTTTACTTAGCTCGATAAACCCATTTTACCCCAATGACCTTTCTGTTGGCTGGTCTTGCAACTAACTCCCATGTCTGGTTCTTTTCAAtcattgtagcaccccaaacccggcctagacgttaggactggatccgacatgccacatcgaagcattcaaaatattttatattgttgatccagaaaaacttacttagtgttttaaaagataatttcattataggttaaagtgaatagaagtcatgcaccgtaggaaaccggaaagaggtggtgagtccatctgaccgctaagtaccaagctccttcggatccaatcctagacatgcataccgccattgccacaccttaacgtaatggatatttctaggaaaccgatttgattaagtcattttaggaaaagtgattaattttg
This is a stretch of genomic DNA from Gossypium arboreum isolate Shixiya-1 chromosome 11, ASM2569848v2, whole genome shotgun sequence. It encodes these proteins:
- the LOC108473078 gene encoding probable pectate lyase P59, giving the protein MAAHSYSLFLFSLSFVVLIPTLQAHIAEYDDYWKARKLEAIENLNKAYHPNPEEIVHHYNDQFAKTMIKLNNTRRVLKGTKENGPCEITNPVDSCWRCDPNWEKNRKRLADCAPGFARGTTGGKEGEFYVVTDPSDDILNPKPGTLRHAVIQRRPLWITFKRSMIITLEQELIITSNKTIDARGANVQIAKGAGITVQFVKNVIIHGLHIHHIITGTGGTIRDAEDHFGLRTASDGDGISVFGATNIWLDHLSVTNCSDGLIDVIEGSTAVTISNCHFTDHNEVLLFGASDSYTGDQKMQITVALNHFGKGLVERMPRCRHGFIHVVNNDYTHWLMYAIGGSRNPTIISQGNRYTASSTLASREVTKRVYAPPEVWKKWNWISEGDHFENGAFFVSSGDPTASKKYGIDKMMPFNPGEMAPKLTQYAGTLNCKPGKPC